Proteins encoded by one window of Maliibacterium massiliense:
- a CDS encoding replication-associated recombination protein A codes for MDLFSQAMERQAPLADRMRPTTLDDFLGQEHIVGKGRLLRRAIEADKLGSCIFFGPPGCGKTTLAAIVAASTSAAFEKLNAVTSGVADVRRVIEQAEGRLKLYGQHTYLLLDECHRWSKAQSDALLPAIEKGIIRFIGSTTENPMVAMTPAIVSRCRVFQFRALTPEDVAQAIRRALADTENGLGLLNVHMADDVIAHLAHMSNGDVRSALSALELAAATTPPGKDGVIALTADVIAESIQQRVLPMDESLYYDMLSAFCKSLRGCDSTAALGWMARLLEAGIDPRIIARRVMAHASEDVGLADPMAMVQAVSAAQALNLMGMPEARLPLTQAIIYVCEAPKSNSVVMAIDQAQADAKDTLHQPVPRHLRDTSYKGYDRIGSGEGYVYPHDCPGHYAVQQYKPVSIQGREYYHPGDLGFEKELKARKAARDALGEAPRTDTKLDK; via the coding sequence ATGGATTTATTCAGTCAGGCAATGGAGCGCCAGGCGCCGCTGGCCGACCGCATGCGGCCCACCACGCTGGACGATTTTTTAGGGCAGGAGCACATCGTGGGCAAGGGGCGATTGCTGCGCCGCGCCATCGAGGCGGACAAGCTGGGCAGCTGCATCTTCTTCGGGCCGCCGGGCTGCGGCAAGACCACCCTGGCCGCCATCGTTGCCGCCTCCACCAGCGCCGCGTTTGAAAAGCTCAATGCGGTCACCAGCGGCGTGGCGGACGTGCGCCGCGTCATCGAGCAGGCGGAGGGACGCCTCAAGCTCTACGGCCAGCACACCTACCTGCTGCTGGACGAGTGCCACCGCTGGAGCAAGGCGCAGTCCGACGCGCTGCTGCCCGCCATCGAAAAGGGCATCATCCGCTTTATCGGCTCCACCACGGAGAACCCCATGGTGGCCATGACGCCCGCCATCGTGAGCCGGTGCCGGGTGTTCCAGTTCCGCGCGCTGACGCCCGAGGACGTGGCGCAGGCCATCCGCCGCGCGCTGGCGGATACGGAAAACGGGCTGGGGCTGCTCAACGTGCATATGGCGGACGACGTGATCGCCCATCTGGCGCACATGAGCAACGGGGATGTGCGCAGCGCGCTTTCGGCGCTGGAGCTGGCCGCGGCCACCACCCCGCCGGGAAAGGATGGCGTGATTGCGCTTACGGCGGACGTGATCGCCGAATCCATCCAGCAGCGGGTGCTGCCCATGGACGAGTCGCTCTACTACGATATGCTCAGCGCCTTTTGCAAGAGCCTGCGGGGCTGCGATTCCACCGCGGCGCTGGGCTGGATGGCGCGCCTGCTGGAGGCGGGTATCGACCCGCGCATCATCGCGCGGCGGGTGATGGCGCACGCCAGCGAGGACGTGGGCCTTGCCGATCCCATGGCCATGGTGCAGGCGGTCTCGGCCGCCCAGGCGCTCAATTTGATGGGCATGCCCGAGGCGCGCCTGCCGCTGACGCAGGCCATCATCTACGTATGCGAGGCGCCCAAGTCCAACAGCGTGGTGATGGCCATCGATCAGGCGCAGGCCGATGCCAAGGACACGCTGCATCAGCCGGTGCCCCGCCACCTGCGTGATACCAGCTACAAGGGTTACGACCGCATCGGTTCGGGGGAGGGGTACGTGTACCCGCATGACTGCCCCGGCCACTACGCGGTGCAGCAGTACAAGCCGGTGTCCATTCAGGGCAGGGAGTACTACCACCCGGGCGATCTGGGCTTTGAAAAGGAGCTCAAGGCGCGCAAGGCCGCGCGGGACGCGCTGGGCGAGGCGCCGCGCACGGATACTAAATTGGACAAATAG
- a CDS encoding helix-turn-helix transcriptional regulator yields MASELNVEIGRRVREARQADKMTQEKLAERAELSIQFIAEIEAGKKSMTTSSLYKVARALHVPADYLVFGEETGDVTHIERMLSTLSDDDRASAEEILRVFIHAIRR; encoded by the coding sequence GTGGCAAGTGAATTGAATGTAGAAATTGGCAGGCGTGTACGCGAGGCGCGTCAGGCAGATAAGATGACACAGGAGAAATTGGCGGAACGCGCGGAATTATCTATTCAGTTTATTGCGGAAATCGAGGCTGGTAAAAAGAGCATGACGACGAGCAGCCTGTATAAGGTAGCGCGTGCGCTCCACGTTCCTGCGGATTACCTAGTCTTTGGTGAGGAAACAGGAGATGTAACGCATATTGAACGCATGCTGAGCACATTAAGTGACGACGATCGTGCATCGGCAGAAGAAATATTGCGCGTATTCATCCATGCAATTCGTAGATAA
- a CDS encoding EamA family transporter, with protein MWVWFAIGSAVFAALTSVLAKIGIEQVNSNLATAVRTAVVLVLAWGIVFATGAQSGLAGISGKSWLFLVLSGVATGLSWMCYYHAIQIGPVSKVVPIDKFSVVLTMILAFIFLGEKADVKTVIGGVLITAGTFVLVL; from the coding sequence ATGTGGGTATGGTTTGCCATCGGCTCGGCGGTGTTCGCCGCGCTGACGAGTGTGCTTGCAAAGATCGGCATTGAACAGGTCAATTCCAACCTAGCCACAGCCGTGCGCACGGCGGTGGTGCTGGTGCTGGCCTGGGGCATTGTGTTTGCCACGGGCGCGCAGAGCGGCCTTGCGGGCATCTCGGGCAAAAGCTGGCTGTTTTTGGTTTTATCAGGCGTAGCCACGGGCCTTTCCTGGATGTGCTATTACCACGCCATCCAGATCGGGCCGGTGTCCAAGGTGGTGCCCATTGATAAATTCAGCGTGGTGCTCACCATGATACTGGCGTTTATCTTCCTGGGGGAAAAGGCGGATGTCAAAACCGTGATCGGCGGCGTTCTGATCACCGCCGGCACGTTTGTGCTGGTGCTGTAG
- a CDS encoding AEC family transporter, whose amino-acid sequence MNSAFEIVFTFVIMLGLGFALARAGLLDAATSQKVTSIVLWIFVPASMLYNVYTYLDADALLRDGVDVLVPFVTTLAAYALARLLCMALRVPAHKRGVVCAMFALSNTIFVGLPVNQALFGDVATPYALFYFMGNTVVFWTLGVWGIRRDGGTPGTLFSRQTLRKLLSPALVTLVIAMALVLLRVPLPQVALSTAKMLGAPGTPLAMLLSGAIIQRAVRAGAWKQPLAFLAAAGSMIVAPLLALGVTGLLGLSGMARQVLITQAAMPVMSQTPIVALAYGADDQLATAGVLVTMLGLLIVAPALALVFGV is encoded by the coding sequence ATGAACAGTGCCTTTGAAATCGTCTTTACATTCGTCATCATGCTGGGCCTGGGCTTTGCGCTTGCGCGCGCAGGGCTTTTGGACGCGGCCACCTCCCAAAAGGTGACCAGCATTGTGCTGTGGATTTTTGTGCCCGCGAGCATGCTGTACAACGTGTACACCTATCTGGATGCAGACGCGCTGCTGCGCGACGGGGTGGACGTGCTGGTGCCCTTTGTCACCACCTTGGCCGCCTACGCCCTGGCGCGGCTGCTGTGCATGGCGCTGCGCGTGCCCGCGCATAAGCGCGGGGTGGTGTGCGCCATGTTTGCGCTGTCCAACACCATCTTTGTGGGGCTGCCCGTCAATCAGGCGCTCTTTGGGGACGTGGCCACGCCCTATGCGCTCTTTTATTTTATGGGCAACACCGTGGTATTCTGGACGCTGGGCGTGTGGGGCATCCGGCGCGACGGGGGCACGCCCGGCACGCTGTTTTCCCGCCAGACGCTGCGCAAGCTGCTCTCGCCCGCGCTGGTGACGCTGGTAATCGCCATGGCGCTGGTGCTGCTGCGGGTGCCCCTGCCCCAGGTGGCGCTCTCCACAGCAAAAATGCTGGGTGCGCCCGGCACGCCGCTCGCCATGCTGCTTTCGGGCGCGATCATCCAGCGGGCGGTGCGCGCGGGCGCGTGGAAACAGCCGCTGGCCTTTCTTGCGGCTGCGGGCAGCATGATCGTGGCGCCGCTGCTGGCGCTGGGCGTGACAGGCTTATTGGGCCTTTCGGGCATGGCGCGTCAGGTGCTCATCACCCAGGCCGCCATGCCGGTGATGAGCCAGACGCCCATTGTGGCGCTGGCTTACGGTGCGGACGACCAGCTGGCCACCGCGGGCGTGCTTGTGACCATGCTGGGCCTGCTCATCGTGGCGCCCGCCCTGGCGTTGGTGTTTGGCGTGTAG
- a CDS encoding DUF1015 domain-containing protein — protein MTQSGKKMAALGVAPCALLLPQGIEYSKWAVVACDQYTSDRAYWQRVEQYVHGAPSTLQMIFPEAYLADGDADIRIAHIHRTMRDYQKQGLFRVLPEGVMYVERTCQAGGPPRRGLVMAVDLEAYDYRVGARSLVRATEGTIAARIPPRLRIRKGATLETSHVLLLIDDPAHLVIEPLALRKDDMQLCYDFDLMMGGGHIAGWHLAGEEKLDALADAMIHAFDPVAYQKRTGIIASDNRLTFAVGDGNHSLATAKACWEQIKQGMGKNINWEHPARYAMVEIVNVHDEALTFAPIHRAVFGVRGEELSRALAKEARAHDMTYTQLPEGAPAPHGAQVVEASFEGWRTRIALGNPTSFLAVGTLQDLLDAVLPRFEGAHIDYIHGDETARKLASQPLVSSFLLPAMDKADLFRTVLRDGALPRKTFSMGEADEKRYYLEARPIER, from the coding sequence GTGACACAGAGCGGGAAAAAGATGGCGGCGCTGGGCGTGGCCCCCTGCGCGCTGCTGCTGCCCCAGGGCATTGAGTACAGCAAATGGGCGGTGGTGGCGTGCGACCAGTACACCAGCGACCGCGCCTACTGGCAGCGCGTGGAGCAGTACGTCCATGGCGCGCCGTCCACGCTGCAGATGATTTTTCCGGAGGCGTATCTTGCCGACGGCGACGCGGATATCCGCATCGCGCACATCCACCGCACCATGCGTGATTACCAAAAGCAGGGCTTGTTTCGCGTGCTGCCCGAGGGCGTGATGTACGTGGAGCGCACCTGCCAGGCGGGCGGGCCGCCCCGCCGCGGCCTGGTGATGGCGGTGGATTTGGAGGCCTACGACTATCGCGTGGGCGCCAGGAGCCTGGTCCGCGCCACCGAGGGCACCATCGCCGCGCGCATCCCCCCGCGCCTGCGCATCCGCAAAGGGGCCACGCTGGAGACGTCGCATGTGCTGCTTTTGATCGACGATCCGGCGCATCTGGTGATCGAGCCGCTTGCGCTGCGCAAGGATGACATGCAGCTCTGCTATGATTTTGACCTGATGATGGGGGGCGGGCACATCGCCGGCTGGCATCTGGCGGGAGAAGAAAAGCTGGATGCGCTTGCCGACGCCATGATCCACGCCTTTGATCCGGTCGCCTACCAGAAGCGCACCGGCATCATCGCAAGCGACAACCGCCTTACCTTTGCGGTGGGGGATGGCAACCATTCGCTGGCCACGGCCAAGGCGTGCTGGGAACAGATCAAGCAGGGCATGGGCAAGAACATCAACTGGGAGCATCCGGCCCGCTACGCGATGGTGGAGATCGTCAACGTGCACGATGAGGCGCTCACCTTTGCGCCCATCCACCGCGCGGTGTTCGGTGTGCGCGGCGAGGAGCTCTCCCGCGCGCTGGCCAAGGAGGCGCGCGCCCATGACATGACCTACACCCAGCTGCCCGAGGGCGCGCCCGCGCCCCACGGCGCGCAGGTGGTGGAGGCCTCCTTTGAGGGGTGGCGCACGCGCATCGCGCTGGGCAACCCCACCTCCTTTCTTGCAGTGGGCACGCTGCAGGATTTGCTCGACGCGGTGCTGCCCCGCTTTGAGGGGGCGCACATCGACTACATCCATGGCGACGAGACGGCGCGCAAGCTGGCATCCCAGCCTCTGGTCAGCAGCTTCCTGCTGCCGGCGATGGACAAGGCAGACCTGTTCCGCACCGTGCTGCGCGACGGTGCGCTGCCGCGCAAGACCTTCTCCATGGGCGAGGCGGACGAAAAACGCTATTATCTGGAGGCGCGCCCCATCGAGCGCTAA
- a CDS encoding phosphoglycerate dehydrogenase, producing MFRILTMNKIASVIDQHLPADAFKVGGDIDNPNGILVRSADMHSYARGEDLLAIARAGAGVNNIPVDDCSKDGIVVFNTPGANANAVKELVLASLLLCTRKIVDGMSWVQSLKGQGDEVPKLVEKGKSQFVGPELKGKKLGVVGLGAIGVMVANDARALGMTVIGYDPYISVEHAWGLSRGIKRETNLEKMLSQCQYITVHVPQTEKTKGMFNAELLHKVRRGATVLNFSRGGLVDDEAMLAALKRGRVGRYVTDFPNEALLGQSGVMAIPHLGASTPESEDNCAEMAAAQMNDYLTNGNIRNSVNYPDCQLPRTSSHRITVMHANVTNMVGQMSALLAEYNQNISDMINKSRGALAYTIIDTDHDIEPELEARLRQIEGVVRVRSLGRAE from the coding sequence ATGTTTCGTATTTTGACCATGAACAAGATCGCAAGCGTCATCGACCAGCACCTGCCCGCGGACGCCTTCAAGGTGGGCGGGGATATCGATAACCCCAACGGCATCCTGGTGCGCAGCGCGGATATGCACAGCTACGCGCGCGGCGAGGATCTGCTGGCCATTGCACGCGCAGGCGCGGGCGTCAACAACATCCCCGTGGACGATTGCTCCAAGGATGGCATCGTGGTGTTCAACACCCCCGGCGCCAACGCAAACGCGGTCAAGGAGCTGGTGCTGGCCTCGCTGCTGCTGTGCACGCGCAAGATCGTGGATGGCATGAGCTGGGTGCAGAGCCTCAAGGGCCAGGGCGACGAGGTGCCCAAGCTGGTGGAAAAGGGCAAATCCCAGTTTGTGGGGCCGGAACTCAAGGGCAAAAAGCTGGGCGTGGTGGGCCTGGGCGCCATCGGCGTGATGGTGGCCAACGACGCGCGTGCGCTGGGCATGACGGTCATCGGCTATGACCCCTATATCAGTGTGGAGCACGCCTGGGGCCTGTCGCGCGGCATCAAGCGCGAGACCAATCTGGAAAAGATGCTCTCCCAGTGCCAGTACATCACCGTCCACGTGCCCCAGACGGAGAAGACCAAGGGCATGTTCAACGCGGAGCTGCTGCATAAGGTGCGCCGCGGCGCCACGGTGCTCAACTTCTCCCGCGGCGGTCTGGTGGATGACGAGGCGATGCTCGCCGCGCTCAAGCGCGGACGCGTGGGCCGCTACGTGACCGACTTCCCCAACGAGGCGCTGCTGGGCCAGAGCGGCGTGATGGCGATTCCGCATCTGGGCGCCTCCACGCCTGAGTCGGAGGATAACTGCGCCGAGATGGCGGCCGCGCAGATGAATGATTACCTCACCAACGGCAACATCAGAAACTCAGTGAACTATCCCGATTGCCAGCTGCCGCGCACCTCCTCGCACCGCATCACCGTCATGCACGCCAACGTCACCAACATGGTGGGCCAGATGTCGGCGCTGCTGGCCGAGTACAACCAGAATATCTCGGACATGATCAACAAGAGCCGCGGCGCGCTCGCCTACACCATCATCGATACCGATCACGATATCGAGCCGGAGCTTGAGGCGCGCCTGCGCCAGATCGAGGGCGTGGTGCGCGTACGCTCGCTGGGCCGCGCGGAATAA
- the serC gene encoding 3-phosphoserine/phosphohydroxythreonine transaminase produces the protein MMRVYNFSPGPSMLPQPVLERAAREMLDCNGTGTSAMEMSHRSKAFMDIDARAKASLRKLMDIPEEYDVLFLQGGASMQFAQVPLNLMTTGKAAYVDSGNFAHNALVEAKRYGEVRVIASSREDNYAYVPDVDVTKLAADDSYLHITTNNTIFGTRYMQLPQTGDIPLVADMSSNILSQPYNVRDFGLIYAGAQKNMGPAGLTVVIIRKDLIGRAKESVPAMLNYKTQADKDSMYNTPPCYAIYIAGMVFDWLLELGGIPAIYQINQQKAQLLYDALDACKHLKPAADKAYRSLMNVTFTSPDKDTDARFVSEAAAQGLINLKGHRVVGGMRASIYNAMPMEGVKKLVAFIEQFDKTI, from the coding sequence ATCATGCGTGTCTACAATTTCTCACCCGGCCCGTCCATGCTTCCGCAGCCCGTACTGGAGCGCGCAGCGCGCGAGATGCTCGATTGCAACGGTACCGGCACCTCCGCCATGGAGATGAGCCACCGCTCCAAGGCGTTTATGGACATCGACGCCCGGGCCAAGGCTTCCCTGCGCAAGCTGATGGACATCCCCGAGGAATACGACGTGCTGTTTCTGCAGGGCGGCGCAAGCATGCAGTTTGCGCAGGTGCCCTTAAACCTGATGACCACCGGCAAGGCGGCCTATGTGGACAGCGGCAACTTTGCCCACAACGCGCTGGTGGAGGCAAAGCGCTACGGCGAGGTGCGTGTGATCGCCTCCTCGCGCGAGGATAACTACGCATACGTGCCCGATGTGGACGTGACGAAGCTGGCGGCGGACGACAGCTACCTGCACATCACCACCAACAACACCATCTTCGGCACACGCTACATGCAGCTGCCCCAGACGGGCGACATCCCGCTGGTGGCGGATATGTCCTCCAACATCCTCTCGCAGCCCTACAACGTGCGCGACTTCGGCCTGATCTACGCCGGCGCGCAGAAGAACATGGGCCCCGCGGGCCTGACGGTGGTCATCATCCGCAAGGATTTGATCGGCAGGGCGAAAGAGAGCGTGCCCGCCATGCTCAATTACAAGACCCAGGCGGATAAGGATTCCATGTACAATACCCCGCCCTGCTACGCGATCTACATCGCGGGCATGGTCTTTGACTGGCTGCTGGAGCTGGGCGGCATCCCCGCCATCTACCAGATCAACCAGCAGAAGGCCCAGCTGCTCTATGACGCGCTGGATGCCTGCAAGCATCTCAAGCCCGCGGCGGATAAGGCGTATCGCTCGCTGATGAACGTCACCTTCACCTCGCCGGATAAGGACACCGACGCCCGCTTTGTCTCCGAGGCAGCAGCCCAGGGGCTGATCAACCTCAAGGGGCACCGCGTGGTGGGCGGCATGCGCGCCAGCATCTACAACGCCATGCCGATGGAGGGCGTCAAAAAGCTGGTCGCCTTCATCGAGCAGTTTGACAAAACCATCTAA
- a CDS encoding aspartate kinase, with product MGIITAKFGGSSLADAAHFAKVRDIILADARRCYVVPSAPGKRDSDDVKVTDMLYACAKRASQGKAFDDIFDAIVARYNGIIADLGLRLDLQGTFDAVRARIAAEQTSDYAASRGEYLNGMILAAYLGFPFVDAAEVIRFDEAGNFLSEETNRLCGLKLAGYERAVIPGFYGATQNGRIVTFSRGGSDITGAIVARATEAEVYENWTDVSGFLMADPRIVPEARTIEMVTYNELRELAYMGATVLHEDAIYPVRQANIPIHIRNTNAPQDAGTRIVAHVDETNLGGTITGIAGRKGFVIITLKKVMMHTELGFGRRALSVLEDFGVSFEHIPSGIDTFSMVVDEKYLEGDRLDRIVVALTERCQADAIEISRDIALIATVGHGMVSTQGVAARLFASIAGAHVNIRMIDQGSSEMNIIVGVEAADFEDAVRAIYHAFN from the coding sequence ATGGGAATCATTACGGCCAAGTTCGGGGGTAGCTCGCTTGCGGATGCGGCGCATTTTGCCAAGGTACGCGATATCATTCTGGCCGATGCGCGGCGCTGTTATGTGGTGCCTTCGGCGCCCGGCAAGCGCGATAGCGACGATGTCAAGGTGACCGACATGCTCTACGCCTGCGCCAAACGCGCAAGCCAGGGCAAGGCGTTTGACGATATTTTCGACGCGATCGTGGCGCGTTACAACGGCATCATTGCGGATCTGGGCCTGAGGCTGGATTTGCAGGGCACGTTCGATGCGGTGCGCGCGCGCATCGCCGCCGAACAGACCAGCGATTACGCGGCCAGCCGCGGGGAGTATCTCAACGGCATGATCCTGGCGGCGTACCTGGGCTTCCCGTTTGTGGACGCGGCGGAGGTGATCCGCTTTGACGAGGCGGGCAACTTTCTCTCGGAGGAGACCAACCGTCTCTGCGGCCTGAAGCTGGCGGGCTATGAACGCGCGGTGATCCCCGGCTTCTACGGCGCCACGCAAAACGGGCGCATCGTCACCTTCTCGCGCGGCGGCTCGGATATCACCGGCGCCATCGTGGCGCGCGCCACCGAGGCGGAGGTATACGAAAACTGGACGGACGTCTCCGGCTTTCTGATGGCGGACCCGCGCATCGTGCCCGAGGCCCGTACCATTGAGATGGTCACCTACAACGAGCTGCGCGAGCTTGCTTATATGGGGGCCACCGTGCTGCACGAGGACGCGATCTATCCCGTGCGCCAGGCCAACATACCCATCCACATCCGCAACACCAACGCGCCACAGGACGCGGGCACGCGCATCGTGGCCCACGTGGACGAGACCAATTTGGGCGGCACCATCACGGGTATCGCGGGGCGCAAGGGCTTTGTAATCATCACGCTGAAAAAGGTGATGATGCATACAGAGCTGGGCTTTGGCCGCCGCGCGCTGAGCGTGCTGGAGGACTTTGGCGTCTCCTTTGAGCACATCCCCTCAGGCATCGATACCTTTTCGATGGTGGTGGACGAAAAATATCTGGAGGGCGACCGCCTCGACCGCATCGTGGTGGCGCTCACCGAGCGCTGCCAGGCCGACGCCATCGAGATTTCGCGTGACATCGCGCTGATTGCCACCGTGGGCCACGGCATGGTGTCCACCCAGGGCGTGGCCGCCCGCCTGTTTGCGTCGATTGCAGGCGCGCATGTCAACATCCGCATGATCGACCAGGGTTCCAGCGAGATGAACATCATCGTGGGCGTGGAGGCGGCTGACTTTGAGGATGCGGTGCGCGCCATCTACCACGCGTTTAACTGA